The Atribacter laminatus genome contains the following window.
ATATTGCCTGGCGGGCATGAGATTGAAAGGTTCGCTGGAGTTCCTCTTTATAACGCTTATTATTCTCAATTAAATTATTAATTGTCGGTAATATCTGATGATGATCCGACCCTAAAATATTTTTAATATTTCGCCCCAGGCGGTAATATTCTTGAAGGTAGCTAAAAGCAACTGGTCCGGCCACAGCTTCTACTCTTCTTAAACCCGACCCAATGCTGGATTCGGTAATAATTTTAAAAAGACCCGCCTCACTGGTTCGTCGTAGGTGGGTTCCTCCGCAAAGCTCGGCAGTGTAATCGCCTACTCGGATGATCCGAACCAGTGATTGATATTTCTCTTCAAACAATGCGACCACACCGGCTCTCTGAGCTTCATCAAGGCTTGAATAACTTATCACTACCGGTAAGTCTTCAAAAATCTTTTGATTTACAATGTCTTCCACGGCGTCGATTTCATCTTCAGACAAAGCAGAAAAATGGGTAAAATCAAAGCGAAGTCCGCTTTCTCCCACCCAAGACCCAGCTTGTTTTACTTGCGAACCCAAGATTTCCCGTAACGCTCGATGAAGCAAGTGAGTGGTCGTATGATGAATTTCAATGAGTCGGCGACGCTGGGTATCAATTTTTGCCCAAACTCGATCATTCTCTTTGATTTGTCCACTGACTACTGTCCCCTCGATTAAAAACTCAGAGTAGACTTTCTCGACCTGAACCCTTCCTTGTTCGGAGTCTATCCAGCCGGTATCATACTCCTGCCCTCCTTTTTCCGGGTAAAAGGGTGATTCTTTTAAAGCGATGATTACTTTTTGGTCAGTTTCCGCTTGACTGATACGGTCCTCTCCATCGGATAAAGCTACAATCTCGGTATTGACCATAGATTGATTGTATCCTACAAAGCGGCTGTTAACACCGGTAAATAGCTCCTCGATTTCCTTTTGGCTCCTCATAAGCTGATCTTTTTCACCGCGCGCTTTACGAGCTCTATTTTTTTGTTGCTCCATTTGGTCTTCAAATTCGGCTTTATTAAATTGTAAACCCTCTTCTTGAAGAATATCTTCAGCTACATCTGAAGGAAATCCATACGTATCATAAAGCATGAAAATATCCTTTCCAGAAAGCTGCTGTCTTTGGCTTTTTTTGGCTTGTTCAATTAATTGATTTAAAAAAACTTCTCCACTTTTCAGGGTCCCCTCAAAGCGGGCTTCTTCTTGATAAACAATTTTTGAAATAATATCTTTTCGCAGGTCTAATTCAGGGTAAGCGTTCCCCATACCATCGATGACTATAAATAATAATTCATGAAGAAAAGGTTGGTGAATTCCTATTTTCCCACCATATCGATAGGCACGACGGATCAGTCGTCTTAAAATATACCCTCTTCCCTCGTTTGAAGGATAAATTCCATCGGCAATAAGAAACACGATAGCACGAATATGATCGGCTATAATCCGGAAAGGTGGCTTTAATGCCAGTATCGAATAATCATTGCCTGACATTTTTTCTAAATCCTGAATGATGGGGAGAAAAAGATCAGTTTCGTAGTCAGTCTCTGCTTCCTGAACCACCGAAGCTAACCGCTCCAGACCCATACCGGTATCGATATTTTTTTTAGGAAGCTCCTCGAGAGTCCCATCGGCTTTTCGATCAAATTCCATAAAAACCAGATTCCATACTTCAAGGTATCTATCACAATTACATCCGGGGGCACAGGTAGATTGTCCACAACCCATTGCATCTCCACGATCATAATAGATTTCTGAACAATACCCACAAGGTCCAATTGGTCCTGAAGCCCAGAAGTTATCCTCGTCTCCTAAAAAAACAATCCTTTCCGGTGGGACTCCAACATAATTTTTCCACACTTCATATGCTTCTTGGTCTTTTCGATGAACTGAAACCCACATTCTTGCCGGACAAAAACCGATCCACTGAGTAAGAAACTCCCATCCCCACAGACAGGCTTCCTTTTTAAAGTAATCACCAAAAGAAAAATTTCCTAACATTTCAAAAAAGGTATGATGACGGGCTGTATGGCCAACATTTCCTAAGTCATTCACGCGAACACATTTCTGAACACTGACGACCCGCTTAAAATTTGGCTGGATTTTGTTTAAAAAAATTGGTTTAAAAGGCACCATACCAGCAATAGTTAAAAGCAGGGTTGGATCATTTGGTATCAGCGAAGCACTGGGAAGTATCTTGTGTTCTTTTTCTTCAAAAAAATCCAGAAATTTTTGCCTCAGCTCAGAACTGGTCATTGAACGTCACTTCTCTCCTTTTTAATCACCATCATGCTTTTCGCTTGTTCATATTTTAATCCAATAATCGACAACCTGAAAGGTCCGAAGCTTTCGATTGGTTGATGGCATCCATTGAAATGAAACTGGTTGAACAAAGTCTGGTTGAATTTTACCATTTTCAATCCAATACCGGGAATCGAAGTTGTGATACAGGCCAAGATTAGCACGTAATACCAAGGTAAGAGGCCACTCGACCCAGGTTATGGTATCGATTTCTTCGATGTCATTTAATCTTTGGGAAATCATTGATTTTAGTTTTGGATTGGGAGTCGGTTGGAGATTAATCAGGGCTTGATTCTTTTGTAAGGGTCCAACGATTTTAACATTAGCAATATCGCTTTTAAACTCTTCTTGTTGGATTGTTTTTAATAAAACCTGGTTGGCTTTTACAACTGCCTGTCCATGAACATTTGCTGCTAGAGGTTTATAGAGATGTTTTAAAACACAACCCTCTCGAAGGCTATTTTCGCCTATTCGTCGGATGGGAACATTCATGATCTGGCAAGTCTGAAATATTTCCTGCTTGGAGAAGTCAAAAAGAGGTGAATAGGTGTTTCGAACAATTTTAACACCGCGGACTCCCCAACTATCACTCTGATTTGCCCCACCAATTATCAGCGTTTTTTCTCCAAATTTTTTTTGAAGATTTTCTAATTTGGCTTTTCGCGTGCAGAGATTACAGGCAGGTCCACGGCTTACAACCTCTTCAATTATATTTTTTCCGGGAAGATACCGGTGTGAGACATGAAGAGAGGTAATAAGAAAATCGATATTTTCTCGGGCATGATAGGGAAAATACTCTCCCCAATCAACAGTACACGCTTGTACTTTTTCTCTCCCCAGAGCTTTTAACGAAAGGAAAAGCGCAAGCGTACTGTCGACCCCTCCAGAAAATGCCACTACAACTCTTTCATAGCTTTTTGCTACATCTTGTATTTCATGAATAACACTTTGGATCCGTTTCTCAAAATCAACATCAACAGCTTCTATCATGAATTATTTTTCATATTATTGAGAAGATCATTAAAAGTATCTCCAAAAACATCGCCCAAGGTGGTTCTGCCGTTGGTTTGACTCGGTGGTTGTTCCTTTTTGGGCTTATCTTTTTCACTTTCTTTCATTCTTTCTTTTTCTTCATCTCGAGGGAGTGTTTGCTTGATACTCAGACCAATTTTTCTTTCTTGGTCATCCAGCTTAATAATCTTCACATTGACTTCTTGATTCTCTTCAATCACTTCCGAGGGAGAGGAAATTCTTCTATCAGATATTTCCGAAATGTGAACTAAACCATCCCATCCCTTTTCTAATTCGATAAAAGCTCCAAAATCAACAATTCTGACAACTTTGCCAGGATGAACGCTTCCTACTGGGTATTTATTTTTTATTTCGAACCATGGATCGGGAAGGATTGCTTTTCGGCTTACCACAATCCTTTGCTCTTCTGGCTGAAATTCAATAATTTTAACTGGAAGAGTCTGACCTTTTTTAAGCAGCTGACCGGGATGTTTAACCGATTCCCAATCTAATTCCGAAAGAGGGAGAAGAGCTTCAACATCAGGTATCAGCTCAATAAAGGCTCCAAAATTCATTAATCTCTGAACATTCCCATCAACCGTATCTCCAACCTTCCAAAGGTTATGAGCTTGTTCCCATGGATTTTCTTTCATCTGCTTTAGGCTTAAAGTAATTTGGCGGTTTTCAGGATCGACTTCGACAATGCGGGCATCAATTAGTTGATTCCTGCGTAAAATTTCGCTGACTCGATTTACTCGTTTCCAGGATAGTTCTTCGATGGGTATCTTTCCCTCAACACCATCTTCAATTTCAACAATGGCACCCTTGGGGTTGATCCGCTCTACTCGCACTCGAGCAACACTGTCAACTGGGTAAGTTTCATCAACTGAAAGCCATGGATCCGGGTGGATTTGTTTTAAACCAAGCGATAAACGTTTCTTTTCTTTATCGATATCGAGGATTCGAGCATCAACCATATCCCCGATTTTAACCGCTTCCTGTGGATGTTTAACATATCCCCAGGATATATCAGAAATATGAACCAGACCCTCAACTCCCTCTTCAGTTTCGACAAATACTCCAAAATCCTTAATGGAAATGACTTTGCCTTGAACAACATCTCCAACTTTTATTTTTTCTTCTATGTTTTCCCATGGATCGGGTTTAAGGCGTTTCATACTTAATGATATTTCTTCTTTATCAGGGTCCCAGCCTATTACTCGAATATCGATTTCATCGCCTTTATTGAAAATATCTTCTAATTTACCGATTCTTCCCCAAGATATCTCTGAAATATGCAGCAATCCATCAATACCACCTAAATCAACAAAAGCCCCAAAACTGGTGATATTTTTAACAATCCCTTTTCGAGTTTGACCAATTTCTAGAGTAGCTATGGTTTCTTGTTTCTTTTTTAATTCCTCTTCTTCGATGATAACCTTATGGGATACTACTACATTCCGTGTTCTTCGATCGGCTTCAATGACTTTTACTGGTAAGGTTTTATCAAGATATTCATCTAAATTTTGAGGAACCTTATCAACACAGGATGCAGGAAGGAAGGCATTCACACCAACATCAACGGTTAACCCCCCTTTTACCTTTTTCAATACTTTTGCCATAAGGGGTTTTCCGCTATTCATGCTTTCTTCAATGTCAATCCAAGCCCCTCGATACCGGGCTTTTTCACGAGACAACCATACATAACCCTGATCATCAAACCGATTAACAACTACCCAGATTTCTTCTCCTTCTTCGGTGTCATTAACGACTTCTCCTTCACCGTCAGTGAGCTTTTCTTTAAAAGGAAGAATTCCTTCCGCCTTATAATTAATATTGACAAAATAACCCTCTTCTCCCTTTTTAATAACCTTTCCTTTAATCAGCTCACCGGGTCTGATTGGATGGATGTTTTCGATGTCCTCGTGAAGCATCTCAAGGTTTTTGTTTTCTTCCACAGTGGAACACTCCTTCCTCCGGGTTTCCTTCTATCACAAATTATAGCCCCACATTGTGGTGTGCCATCTGCTTTGATCCTTGCCCTCAAAAAAAGTGGGTGCCCTCTCCTGCAAACCACAGTTTGCCGGAAGATTGACTCCCAGGGAAAGGATGTTGGGTCAAAGCCAACTATGGCATCACCTGCATAGCAGGGCTACAAACCCAAATCACCTTTTTGCTAAATAATAACATAACCTGTATAGCATTTCAAATTCAATTCCACATTAGGAACCATCCTTCGTTGATCTGGGTTCCTTCTTTTTTTTCAACTGTATTCCTAATACCATAAGTTGGTCATCGGAAACCGGAGATGGAGCACCCGACATCAAGCAGGTCCCCTTCTGGGTTTTGGGAAAAGCCATGGTTTCACGAATAGAGCTTTCACCGCTCATGAGCATCATTATACGATCCAGTCCCAAAGCTATACCTCCATGAGGAGGACAACCATATTGAAGGGCTTCAATAAAGTAACCGAATTTCTGCTGAATTTCTCCTTCACTTAAATTGAGCAACTGGAATATTTTCTCTTGCAAATCGGACCGGTGAATTCTGATGCTTCCCCCGCCTATTTCAAAACCATTGAGAACAATATCATAGGCCTGGGCTTTGACTTTGCTGGGATCGATATTTAATTGATCCAATTGGTCCAAAAGAGGAGCTGTAAAAGGATGGTGCATCGAATCCCATCGGTTTTCTTCAAGATTCCATTCGAAAAGCGGAAAATCATGGATCCAACAAAACTTAAACTGATTCTGGATGAGGTTGAGTTCTTCGCCCAGATTTACTCGCAGATTTCCCAAAAAAGCAAGAACCTTTGGTCGATCGCCCCAGGCAATGAGCAAAAGCGAATCTTCTTGAAATGGATATTTCTCAATAATTTTTCTCCAGGTTTGCTCAGCAATTTTATTTTTTAAAGGCGAAGTCCCTGCTTCATTGGCGAACTTTATATAGGAGAGAGAAACTCCGGCATTTTTAGCCATTTGAGAGAGAAGGTCAGCTTTTTTTCGTGAGAAACCTTTCCAATCTTGAAGAAACAACCCATTCCAGGAATCGGTTTTTGAACCTACTTCAATATTCCCTTCTAACAAGGACGAAAGATCATCAATGGTGCAGGTAATCCTAAGGTCTGGTTTATCGCAACCATAACAATTCATCGCTTCATCATAACTCATTCGGGGAAAGGGGGCTTCTAATTGTATTCCTAATACTTCATAAAATAAATTTTTCATCATGGTTTCAATTAATTCAAAAATATCTTCCCGTTCAACAAAGGACATCTCTATGTCCACTTGGGAAAACTCTGGCTGACGATCAGCGCGAAGGTCTTCATCACGAAAACACTTAGCAATTTGAAAATACCTATCGTAACCAGCTATCATCAATATTTGTTTAAAAAGTTGAGGTGATTGGGGAAGCGCATAAAAGTTCCCTTCATTCAAACGACTGGGCACCAAAAAGTCACGAGCTCCCTCAGGAGTGCTCTTGGTTAAGAATGGGGTTTCGACTTCAATAAACTGCCGTTCAGAAAGATAGCGGCGGACCGACTGACAAACCTGATGGCGAAGCATTAAATTTTTTTGCATTCTGGTTCTGCGAAGATCTAAATATCGATAGCGCAGTCTCAAACTTTCGTCGGTCTCGTTTTTCTCTTCAATTTCAAAAGGAAGAGGTTTCGATTCGGAAAGAATAATAACTTCAGAAACAGCCACTTCGATTTCTCCGGTGGGTAACTTTAGATTTGCCAAACCTTCAGGCCGAGCTCGAACTATTCCTTTTACTTGGAGAACAAATTCACTTTTCACTGAATTGGCATGTTGGTAGATCTCTTGCTGGTTGGAATCAATCACCAGCTGAGTTAAACCCCACCGGTCCCGAAGGTCAATAAAGATAACCCCACCGTGGTCCCGACGACGGTTAACCCATCCAGCCAGAAGTACCTCTTTGCCAATATCTTCCTTGCGTAATGCCCCACAATTATGTGTTCTTAACATTTTGGTATGCCTCCAGCAAATCACCAATTAGAGTTGTTTGAGAAACTACTTTTTGTTCCCCAGATAACATGTTTTTTAAAGTATACGTCTTGGTCTGATATTCGTTTTCTCCAGCAATGATAATAAAAGAAGCGTCCATTCGCTGAGCATTTTTAAAATGGTATTTCAGGGATTTATCTGAAAAATCTAAATGAAAGGGAATTGAATTTTCGTCAAGAACGATAGAAAGCCGTAATAAAACATCTTCTCCCTGTTGATCAAGAGGAGATAAATAAATAAATGGTTTCTGGAAAAATGCTTTTGATTCGCTCTGTTTTTGCAAAAGGAGAATAATTCGTTCCATCCCGGCAGCAAATCCGACCCCCGGGATGCCTTTTACTCCTAAAGCATCAGATAAATTATCGTATCGGCCTCCTCCTCCAATGGCATTTTGGGCTCCTAATTCTTCGGTCTTCATTTCAAAGGTAGTTTTTATATAATAATCAAGACCTCTTACCAGATAAGGATTAATAACCGGGTGGATTTGAGCGCTTTCGAGAATTCCGATTACGTGGTTTTGATGAGTGAGACAGTCATCACAGAGAAAATTTTGGATAATCGGGAAACTTTCACTATGAAGGATATTCTGACAAGATGCATTTTTACAATCCAGCACTCTGAGAGGATTGGTCTCAATACGGTTGGAACAATTTCTGCAGAATTGGGCTGCTTGGTTTCGCAAAAAATTTTTTAAAGCTTCCAGATATTGCGGTTTACATTTTTTACATCCCAAACTATTGATTTCTAAACGGATATTTTTTAATCCAATTTTTTTATATATTCGATCAGCCAAAAGAATAATCTCGGCATCGGCTGCCGGACTTTGAAATCCGATTGCCTCAAATCCAAATTGGTGAAACTGCCGCATTCGACCAGCTTGGGGTCGTTCATAACGGAACATGGGTCCCATATAAAAATATTTCATCCGAGGATTGTGGATATGGAAGCTCTGTTCGAGATAGGACCTCATGACCGGTGCCGTTCCTTCCGGTCGGAGGGTTACACTGCGGCCTCCCTTATCAAGAAAGGTGTACATCTCCTTTTGGACAATATCGGTTTCCTCTCCTACCCCTCGAGCAAAAAGCTCAGTCTGTTCAAAAAGAGGTGTTCTTAATTCGATATAATGAAAATGAGCTGCCTCTTTTCTGACAATATTCTCGACGTGATACCAAATAAATATTTCCGGATCTCCGATATCCTTTGTTCCTTTAGGTAAAGTAATTTTTTCCATTTTTTCTCAAGTTTTCCTTCTCGTTCTTTAAATTATCTTTATTTCAATATAAAGCGCTTAATCAACTTCAACCTCTTGGACCGCATCTAATTCCTGAAGTGCACTCAAAACCATGGTTAAAGAGAGGTGGGCAGGGAGGTCTAACCAGAGGTAACATCTCATCAAATTTAATCCCTCCCGAAGCATTTTTATGTTTTTTATGCTTACTTCCATTTCTCCTAATTTTTCCCCAATTTTTCCAATTGTTCCTGGGGTATCGAATATCAAGACTCGGATTAAATGGGCTCCTTTAGTTCTTAATCGCTGTTCAAAGAGTTCCAATAAAGCCAATACTGCCATAATCAATAAAACTGATAAGAGAGCAGCAAAATAAAGACCAACTCCAATAGTAATGCCAACTCCACATACCGCCCACAAGCTGGCAGCCGTTGTCAATCCTTTTACTGAAGGTCCAAAACGGAAAATTGTCCCCGCCCCAAGAAAACCAATTCCACTGACAATTTGTGCCACAATGCGGGAAGGGTCAGAACCCATTTTCCCAAAGCCATAAATCGATACTAAAGTTATTAAAGCTGAACCGATACAAACCAATATATGAGTCCGCAGACCTGCTGGTTTTTCTGCTTTTTCACGCTGATAACCAATAAGTCCACCTGCCATAAAAGCCAGTATCAATCGGAGAAAAATCTGAATATTTTCATCAAAGGTTAGATTAAACATCGAAGTATCGAATTTCACCCGCGCCTTGAATTGAATAGAAACTATCAATATCCCGCAAATAAGGAAGAGCACTCTGAGCGCCAATTCGAGTACAGGCAATAGCACCGGCATTATTTGCCAATTGAAGAGTTGTTACCCAATCCAATCCTTTGGATAATCCATAAGCCAGACCAGCATTAAAAGCATCACCCGCCGCAGTGGTATCCTGAACATCAATTTTTCTGGGAACCAAATGAATACATCGATTTCCAGAATCACTGGCTAATGCTCCTTTTTCTCCCAAAGTAATAACCTTACGAGATGGACATCTTTTATCCAAGGTTTTCAATGCTTGCACGCCATCCTCAATGCTTCGTATCTTAACCCCGCTCAATACTTCAGCCTCATATTGATTAGGGGTGATAACGTCTTTTTCAGTCAGGACTTCAATAGGAAAAGGTTGAGCGGGTGCCGGGTTAAGAATGACTTTAACATCGTTCTCGTGAGCTTTTTGGATCGCGCTCTTTACCACACTATGGGGTACCTCGAGTTGAAGTATGAGATAATCACATGTTTTAAAAAGCTGGGAAGCATTTTCTAAATCGTCAACTGAAAGTTTCATATTTGCTCCGGGCGCAACTAAAATTCGGTTTTCTCCTTTGGTATCGATAAATATAAAAGCCAAACCTGAATGAGTTAAAGCTTGCTTGGTGACAAAATTGAAATCAACATTTTCTTGCTCCAAATTCAAGCGAAGACGAGCTCCAAAATCATCATCTCCAATTTTACCAACCATGTACACCATAAGCCCTAACCGTGCACAAGCTATGGCTTGGTTATTTCCTTTTCCACCGGGCAGCATAGTGAATTGACGGGCAAAAAGGTTCTCCCCGGTCTCAGGCATTCGATCAACTTTCAAAATCATATCGATATTCAAACTTCCAACAATCAATATACGAGAACTCATCATTTTTTTCACACACCTCATTCCAAAACCGGTCGTAAAATATATATAATATTACTCAAGTTAACCCTGAACGTCCAGTTTTTCAACGAAATTCATAATTTTTATTTTGAAAAAGGGTTGCCATGGAAGGTTATCATTCTGAGGAGCATATTATGCGCCGTGAGAATCTCATTGAGCCATTCTTTCAT
Protein-coding sequences here:
- the alaS gene encoding alanine--tRNA ligase, translated to MTSSELRQKFLDFFEEKEHKILPSASLIPNDPTLLLTIAGMVPFKPIFLNKIQPNFKRVVSVQKCVRVNDLGNVGHTARHHTFFEMLGNFSFGDYFKKEACLWGWEFLTQWIGFCPARMWVSVHRKDQEAYEVWKNYVGVPPERIVFLGDEDNFWASGPIGPCGYCSEIYYDRGDAMGCGQSTCAPGCNCDRYLEVWNLVFMEFDRKADGTLEELPKKNIDTGMGLERLASVVQEAETDYETDLFLPIIQDLEKMSGNDYSILALKPPFRIIADHIRAIVFLIADGIYPSNEGRGYILRRLIRRAYRYGGKIGIHQPFLHELLFIVIDGMGNAYPELDLRKDIISKIVYQEEARFEGTLKSGEVFLNQLIEQAKKSQRQQLSGKDIFMLYDTYGFPSDVAEDILQEEGLQFNKAEFEDQMEQQKNRARKARGEKDQLMRSQKEIEELFTGVNSRFVGYNQSMVNTEIVALSDGEDRISQAETDQKVIIALKESPFYPEKGGQEYDTGWIDSEQGRVQVEKVYSEFLIEGTVVSGQIKENDRVWAKIDTQRRRLIEIHHTTTHLLHRALREILGSQVKQAGSWVGESGLRFDFTHFSALSEDEIDAVEDIVNQKIFEDLPVVISYSSLDEAQRAGVVALFEEKYQSLVRIIRVGDYTAELCGGTHLRRTSEAGLFKIITESSIGSGLRRVEAVAGPVAFSYLQEYYRLGRNIKNILGSDHHQILPTINNLIENNKRYKEELQRTFQSHARQAIFDALKVAGSNDTPIYLTHLFVENPPEVDYLKEIIDELRTRLKQGMVVLGIKKDEAISGVLAGINLPQSIDLNRLVREITKKIGGGGGGRPSLVQFGGIPFGSWEEFIKAIKKMTDQIS
- a CDS encoding S1 RNA-binding domain-containing protein — protein: MEENKNLEMLHEDIENIHPIRPGELIKGKVIKKGEEGYFVNINYKAEGILPFKEKLTDGEGEVVNDTEEGEEIWVVVNRFDDQGYVWLSREKARYRGAWIDIEESMNSGKPLMAKVLKKVKGGLTVDVGVNAFLPASCVDKVPQNLDEYLDKTLPVKVIEADRRTRNVVVSHKVIIEEEELKKKQETIATLEIGQTRKGIVKNITSFGAFVDLGGIDGLLHISEISWGRIGKLEDIFNKGDEIDIRVIGWDPDKEEISLSMKRLKPDPWENIEEKIKVGDVVQGKVISIKDFGVFVETEEGVEGLVHISDISWGYVKHPQEAVKIGDMVDARILDIDKEKKRLSLGLKQIHPDPWLSVDETYPVDSVARVRVERINPKGAIVEIEDGVEGKIPIEELSWKRVNRVSEILRRNQLIDARIVEVDPENRQITLSLKQMKENPWEQAHNLWKVGDTVDGNVQRLMNFGAFIELIPDVEALLPLSELDWESVKHPGQLLKKGQTLPVKIIEFQPEEQRIVVSRKAILPDPWFEIKNKYPVGSVHPGKVVRIVDFGAFIELEKGWDGLVHISEISDRRISSPSEVIEENQEVNVKIIKLDDQERKIGLSIKQTLPRDEEKERMKESEKDKPKKEQPPSQTNGRTTLGDVFGDTFNDLLNNMKNNS
- the aspS gene encoding aspartate--tRNA ligase, whose protein sequence is MLRTHNCGALRKEDIGKEVLLAGWVNRRRDHGGVIFIDLRDRWGLTQLVIDSNQQEIYQHANSVKSEFVLQVKGIVRARPEGLANLKLPTGEIEVAVSEVIILSESKPLPFEIEEKNETDESLRLRYRYLDLRRTRMQKNLMLRHQVCQSVRRYLSERQFIEVETPFLTKSTPEGARDFLVPSRLNEGNFYALPQSPQLFKQILMIAGYDRYFQIAKCFRDEDLRADRQPEFSQVDIEMSFVEREDIFELIETMMKNLFYEVLGIQLEAPFPRMSYDEAMNCYGCDKPDLRITCTIDDLSSLLEGNIEVGSKTDSWNGLFLQDWKGFSRKKADLLSQMAKNAGVSLSYIKFANEAGTSPLKNKIAEQTWRKIIEKYPFQEDSLLLIAWGDRPKVLAFLGNLRVNLGEELNLIQNQFKFCWIHDFPLFEWNLEENRWDSMHHPFTAPLLDQLDQLNIDPSKVKAQAYDIVLNGFEIGGGSIRIHRSDLQEKIFQLLNLSEGEIQQKFGYFIEALQYGCPPHGGIALGLDRIMMLMSGESSIRETMAFPKTQKGTCLMSGAPSPVSDDQLMVLGIQLKKKKEPRSTKDGS
- the hisS gene encoding histidine--tRNA ligase; amino-acid sequence: MEKITLPKGTKDIGDPEIFIWYHVENIVRKEAAHFHYIELRTPLFEQTELFARGVGEETDIVQKEMYTFLDKGGRSVTLRPEGTAPVMRSYLEQSFHIHNPRMKYFYMGPMFRYERPQAGRMRQFHQFGFEAIGFQSPAADAEIILLADRIYKKIGLKNIRLEINSLGCKKCKPQYLEALKNFLRNQAAQFCRNCSNRIETNPLRVLDCKNASCQNILHSESFPIIQNFLCDDCLTHQNHVIGILESAQIHPVINPYLVRGLDYYIKTTFEMKTEELGAQNAIGGGGRYDNLSDALGVKGIPGVGFAAGMERIILLLQKQSESKAFFQKPFIYLSPLDQQGEDVLLRLSIVLDENSIPFHLDFSDKSLKYHFKNAQRMDASFIIIAGENEYQTKTYTLKNMLSGEQKVVSQTTLIGDLLEAYQNVKNT
- a CDS encoding MgtC/SapB family protein, whose translation is MFNLTFDENIQIFLRLILAFMAGGLIGYQREKAEKPAGLRTHILVCIGSALITLVSIYGFGKMGSDPSRIVAQIVSGIGFLGAGTIFRFGPSVKGLTTAASLWAVCGVGITIGVGLYFAALLSVLLIMAVLALLELFEQRLRTKGAHLIRVLIFDTPGTIGKIGEKLGEMEVSIKNIKMLREGLNLMRCYLWLDLPAHLSLTMVLSALQELDAVQEVEVD
- the rbsK gene encoding ribokinase; protein product: MMSSRILIVGSLNIDMILKVDRMPETGENLFARQFTMLPGGKGNNQAIACARLGLMVYMVGKIGDDDFGARLRLNLEQENVDFNFVTKQALTHSGLAFIFIDTKGENRILVAPGANMKLSVDDLENASQLFKTCDYLILQLEVPHSVVKSAIQKAHENDVKVILNPAPAQPFPIEVLTEKDVITPNQYEAEVLSGVKIRSIEDGVQALKTLDKRCPSRKVITLGEKGALASDSGNRCIHLVPRKIDVQDTTAAGDAFNAGLAYGLSKGLDWVTTLQLANNAGAIACTRIGAQSALPYLRDIDSFYSIQGAGEIRYFDV